From Elaeis guineensis isolate ETL-2024a chromosome 16, EG11, whole genome shotgun sequence, a single genomic window includes:
- the LOC105059517 gene encoding putative glucuronosyltransferase PGSIP8, which yields MGRRLELVVVVVVVVVAVLVAAAEGKRRPHAYAAMMYMGTSRDYEFYVATRVMMRSLVKLRVDADLVVIASSDVPIPWIQSLKEDGVKVVTVENLKNPYEKQDNFNTRFKLTLNKLYAWSLVAYDRVVMLDSDNLFLQRTDELFQCGQFCAVFINPCIFHTGLFVLQPSMEVFRSMLHELEIGRQNRDGADQGFLTSYFPDLLDRPMFHPPSNGSNLGGIYRLPLGYQMDASYYYLKLRWSIPCGPNSVITFPSALWLKPWYWWSWPVLPLGFSWHEQRRKTLGYSSELPVILIQSVLYLGVMAGARMARPSLSKLCYNRRAEKRSFTFSHTMIKVAVLWCILAAYTIPFFLIPCTVHPLLGWSLYLFGSSALASIVINLFMLPPFPVLTPWVGIFGALFVMAFPWYSDGIVRALSLFAYAFCCAPVVWGSLMRVLGSLQLLLEREAFFPKLGELTLPPRLSKFY from the exons GCGGCCACATGCGTACGCGGCGATGATGTACATGGGAACTTCGAGGGACTACGAGTTCTACGTCGCGACGCGGGTGATGATGCGATCGCTGGTCAAGCTTCGCGTCGATGCCGACCTCGTCGTCATCGCCTCCTCCGACGTCCCAATCCCATGGATCCAATCCCT GAAAGAGGATGGGGTGAAAGTGGTTACGGTGGAGAACTTGAAGAACCCATATGAGAAGCAGGACAACTTCAATACCAGGTTTAAGTTGACACTGAACAAGCTTTATGCATGGAGCCTAGTGGCATATGACCGGGTTGTCATGCTTGACTCCGACAACCTCTTCCTTCAAAGAACCGATGAGCTCTTCCAATGTGGTCAGTTCTGTGCTGTCTTCATTAACCCCTGCATCTTCCACACTGGGCTCTTTGTTCTTCAG CCTTCAATGGAGGTCTTCAGAAGCATGCTTCATGAATTGGAAATTGGACGACAAAATCGAGATGGTGCAGATCAGGGCTTCCTCACCAGCTACTTCCCAGATTTGCTTGACCGTCCAATGTTTCATCCTCCTTCCAATGGTTCCAACCTAGGCGGCATATATCGCCTTCCTTTGGGATACCAGATGGATGCTTCCTACTACT ATCTCAAGCTTCGTTGGAGCATACCATGTGGACCGAACAGTGTAATTACTTTTCCTAGTGCACTATGGTTGAAGCCATGGTATTGGTGGTCTTGGCCAGTCCTTCCTTTAGGCTTTTCATGGCACGAGCAACGTCGAAAAACTCTTGG GTACAGTTCAGAGTTACCAGTGATTCTGATCCAGTCTGTATTGTATCTTGGGGTCATGGCAGGTGCCCGGATGGCACGGCCCAGTTTGTCGAAGCTGTGTTACAACCGGCGAGCTGAGAAGAGGAGCTTCACCTTCTCACACACCATGATCAAGGTGGCTGTTTTATGGTGCATATTAGCAGCATATACCATTCCATTCTTCCTGATCCCTTGTACGGTGCACCCACTTTTAGGCTGGTCTCTCTACTTGTTTGGCTCATCAGCTCTAGCTTCCATAGTAATCAATCTCTTCATGCTCCCACCATTCCCTGTCCTCACACCTTGGGTGGGAATCTTTGGTGCTCTCTTTGTGATGGCATTCCCTTGGTATTCTGATGGTATTGTCAGGGCCTTGTCATTGTTTGCCTATGCCTTCTGCTGCGCCCCAGTTGTTTGGGGGTCATTGATGAGGGTGTTGGGTTCCTTGCAGCTCCTGCTGGAAAGGGAGGCTTTTTTTCCGAAGCTAGGAGAGCTGACGTTGCCACCACGACTCAGCAAGTTCTATTAA